GTTCGATGCCGGACGCGCGGCGCCCAGCCTGCTGCAGCCCGGCGACCGCGTGCGTTTCCGCCCGATCGATGCCGCCGAATTCGCGCGGTTGGAAGCCGCCTCGTGAACGCATCCGCGAGCCTGCGCAACGACGCCTGGATCGACGTGATCAACGGCGGCGCGCTCAGCCTGGTGCAGGACCAGGGCCGCGACGGCTGGCGCCACCTCGGCGTGGCCCGCGGCGGCGCCCTGGACCCGGACAGCGCGGCATTGGCGAACATGCTGGTCGGCAACCCGGCGGATGCGGCGGTGCTGGAGTTCGCCTTGCAGGGGCCGAGCCTGCGCCTGCCGCAACCGTTGCGCCTGGCGGTGCTGGGCGCGCAGTGCGAAGCGCGCTTCGACGGCGCGGCGCTGCCGCTGGCGCGCCCGGTCGAACTGCCCGCGGGCACGCTGCATCTGGGCGGCATGCGCGAAGGCGCGCGCGCCTGGGTCGCCGTCTCCGGCGGCATCGACCTGCCGCAGGTGCTGGGCAGCCGGGCCACCGACCTGCGCGGCGGCTACGGCGGCGTCGACGGACGTGCGCTGCGCAAGGGCGACCGCCTGCCGATCGGCGCGCACGCCGCCATCGAAGCCGACGCGCCGCGCGCGCCGGGCTGGTGGATCGATCCGCGCGCCGGCCACGATCCGCTGGCGCCGATCCGCTACGTCGCCAGCACCGCGCCAGCACTGCGCGACGTGGTCCTGGCCGTGGGCCAGCGCGAATGGCGCGTGCACCCCGCCAGCAACCGCCAGGGCCTGCGCCTGGACGGCGACGCCCTGGACGCGCTCAGCGCCAGCGGCCTGTCCGAACCGGTCGCGCCAGGCACCCTGCAACTGCCGCCCGACGGCCGGCCCATCGTGCTGCTGGCCGACGCCCAGACCGTCGGCGGCTACGCCCGCCTGGGCCATGTGATCGCCGCCGACCTGCCGCGGCTGGCGCAGCTCCAGCCCAACCAGCGCTTGCGATTGCGCGCTTGCGGCGCGGACGAAGCCGCCGCCGCACAGGCTGCCGCACGGGCCGAACGCGCGAGGCTGGAACTGGCGATCGCTGCGCGCTTGCGTGGCTGAATCCCCGCGAACGATGGGTATGAAAAGCGCATAAGTCTCGCGGCGCACACCTCCACGAAACACCGCGTTCCGCAGCATTGCGTGCCATCGGCGCGAGCACGAGCGCCAATTCTGCACAGGCACCGTGCCGCCACTGCACGCTCGACTCGACGGCGTTGGACAAGCGTCACGCATTGGCGTATCACCAGCGCAGATTGCAACGAACAACCACCCTTCTCCTAATCGCCGAGGGTCATCTCATCCGGACATGACCTGCGACCGCTACCGCTCAACCTACAGCGCCTGCCTGAACACCCTCGCCTCGGTGCTCGTCGGCCACGCGCCGTTCTCTGGCGACTTTGCCGCCCCGACGTCCGCATGAACGCGCTCGCCGCCCGCGCGCTGGCCTTGTTCGACGACTACGCCGACTTGCCGCCGGCGCAACGCGAACGCGCTCTGGCCGGGCTGGCGCAGCGCGACCCCGCGCTGCATGCGGCATTGCGCAAGCTGCTGGACGCCGACGACGAAGGTTGGTTGGATCACTCGCCCCTCGAACTGCTGGACGCCAAGCAGCCTCAGCACCGTCAGGACGACGAGCAAGCCGGCGACGCGCGCCTGGGAACCCGTCTGGGCGCCTGGCGCATCGAGCGGGTGCTGGGCCGCGGCGGCATGGGCACGGTGTATGAGGCGCGTCGCGACGACGGCGAGTACGAAAAGCGCGTCGCCCTCAAATGCATCCGCACCGAATTGGCCACGCCGCGCCTGGTGGCCGCGTTCCGCGACGAGCGCAATCTGCTGGCGCGCCTGGACCATCCCGGCATCGCCCCGCTGATCGACGGCGGCGTGAACGGCGACGGTCAACCCTGGTTCGCGCTGCGCTACGTCGACGGCATCGCCCTGGATGCCTGGTGCGACCAGCGCCGGGCCGGCTTGCGGGAACGCGCGGCGCTGCTGCTGCAGGCCTGCGAAGCCTTGGCTTACGCCCATGCGCAAGGCGTGGTGCATGGCGACATCAAGCCGAGCAACCTGCTGGTGGACGCCGACGGGCGATTGCAGTTGCTGGACTTCGGCATTTCCACCCACTTCGCCGAACCCGCCGACTGCATCGCGATCACGCCGGACTATGCTGCCCCGGAAGTACGGCTGAATCATGCGCATGGCCCGGCCAGCGACCTGTACGCGCTGGGTGTGCTCAGCTACCGCCTGCTGGCCGCGCATTGGCCGGCCCCGCTGCATCGCTTGCAGCAGTTGGTGCCCCATGCGGTGACGGACTGGCCCGCGCCGCAGCCCATGCACCGTCTGGTCGACGACGACGAGGCCGCGCGGCTGCGCGGCACGGCGGACGCGGCCGCGCTGCGGCGCGCACTCGAGGGCGACCTGTCGGCGATCGCGCTCAAGGCGGTCGCCACACGGCCGCAGGACCGCTACGCCAGCGTGCGCGAATTCGCCGACGACCTGCAACGCTGGCTGGATCACCGGCCGGTGCGCGCCGCGCCGGGCACGCGCGGATCGCGCGCGCGCAAGTGGCTGCGCCGCAATCCGACCACCGCCGCCTTGAGCGTCGCCCTGGTGCTGACCTTGTGCGCCGCGCTCGGCCTGTCTTCCTGGCAGCGGCACC
The sequence above is a segment of the Lysobacter silvisoli genome. Coding sequences within it:
- a CDS encoding biotin-dependent carboxyltransferase family protein, which gives rise to MNASASLRNDAWIDVINGGALSLVQDQGRDGWRHLGVARGGALDPDSAALANMLVGNPADAAVLEFALQGPSLRLPQPLRLAVLGAQCEARFDGAALPLARPVELPAGTLHLGGMREGARAWVAVSGGIDLPQVLGSRATDLRGGYGGVDGRALRKGDRLPIGAHAAIEADAPRAPGWWIDPRAGHDPLAPIRYVASTAPALRDVVLAVGQREWRVHPASNRQGLRLDGDALDALSASGLSEPVAPGTLQLPPDGRPIVLLADAQTVGGYARLGHVIAADLPRLAQLQPNQRLRLRACGADEAAAAQAAARAERARLELAIAARLRG
- a CDS encoding serine/threonine protein kinase, translated to MNALAARALALFDDYADLPPAQRERALAGLAQRDPALHAALRKLLDADDEGWLDHSPLELLDAKQPQHRQDDEQAGDARLGTRLGAWRIERVLGRGGMGTVYEARRDDGEYEKRVALKCIRTELATPRLVAAFRDERNLLARLDHPGIAPLIDGGVNGDGQPWFALRYVDGIALDAWCDQRRAGLRERAALLLQACEALAYAHAQGVVHGDIKPSNLLVDADGRLQLLDFGISTHFAEPADCIAITPDYAAPEVRLNHAHGPASDLYALGVLSYRLLAAHWPAPLHRLQQLVPHAVTDWPAPQPMHRLVDDDEAARLRGTADAAALRRALEGDLSAIALKAVATRPQDRYASVREFADDLQRWLDHRPVRAAPGTRGSRARKWLRRNPTTAALSVALVLTLCAALGLSSWQRHRAAREAAATATVSRLFASTLGTATLSGLGSAPFSSRALLQRTERELRKLPLQDQPQLRARSLATLARSYAVIGDYQRAQSLASQAQTALAGAPDGDDFVSATWVAMLNTGNGHAEAERRARERLQALGDADGATQPLTRVVFGAEIARAQWNQGRTLQALATADQVLRQARTLGPDHRELLAQVLILRSGFLIRLYRFEQAERDAKEAIDLARPINPVLADDALEQLVLLNSRRISPQERSLAENLLQRRRQTLGEAHPTTARARIRVALSEYPHAEATPELRQALTTIERAYGREHPDYGWALSASAWAIASAPRDNLRMLRQAIGILERTQGPRAEFTLNANGNLGKDLLLLTDRDRQPQMWPRAATPCAGSLPANTPWACPRRKIGCN